The following are from one region of the Limisphaera ngatamarikiensis genome:
- a CDS encoding general secretion pathway protein GspB: MSLINDALQRVQAVQRARENSDHPTGVDWQPAPVPRSGPAPWILLASGMCLGAGLILVGFWWREHAREQTPAAAATAGAAAVIHGLALQSNPAPALPQTEASGVGVVPARADKPVGLANPPGPVAAASSDRSAAPEAPSPTPTPASPPTGQPEPSPADPLTGPVPLAVPDLKLQGLIYHPERPVAVLNHRSVGPGETVQGWTVVRIEPRCVIVTGYGRTNVLELP; encoded by the coding sequence ATGAGTCTCATCAACGACGCCCTTCAACGCGTGCAGGCTGTCCAACGGGCCCGTGAGAACTCAGACCACCCAACCGGGGTCGACTGGCAGCCGGCTCCGGTGCCGCGGTCGGGTCCCGCTCCGTGGATCCTGCTCGCCTCGGGCATGTGCCTCGGCGCCGGCCTCATTCTGGTGGGCTTCTGGTGGCGTGAGCATGCCCGGGAACAAACCCCTGCCGCGGCGGCCACGGCCGGCGCCGCGGCGGTGATCCACGGGCTTGCACTGCAGTCCAACCCTGCGCCCGCCCTTCCCCAAACCGAGGCGTCCGGAGTGGGCGTTGTTCCGGCCCGGGCCGATAAACCGGTCGGGCTGGCCAACCCGCCAGGCCCCGTTGCAGCTGCGTCCTCGGACCGGTCGGCGGCGCCCGAAGCCCCATCCCCCACCCCCACCCCGGCCTCCCCACCCACCGGGCAGCCAGAACCATCGCCGGCGGACCCACTCACGGGGCCTGTCCCATTGGCTGTACCGGACCTGAAACTCCAGGGGCTTATCTATCACCCGGAGCGACCGGTGGCCGTGCTCAATCACAGGAGCGTGGGGCCGGGGGAAACCGTCCAGGGTTGGACGGTCGTTCGGATTGAGCCCCGCTGCGTGATTGTGACGGGGTACGGTCGCACCAACGTGTTGGAACTTCCATGA